The Afifella aestuarii DNA segment AGATGCGAACGCACTTCCCGGAGCCGGGGAGGGCGTTTTTTTATGCGCGCGGGCATTTCCTCCTGCCCCTCACGCGAGCGGCCTCGTTTCAGCGGCGGGCCGCGCGCCTCTGCCGGGAACTCCCGCGGCCCTTAAGACTTTGTCCTTCCTGGCTGCGCTAACGTCGCGGCGTTTGGATGACAGGGCAGGGGCATATTCATGCTTTCAATGAGACGCGTTGTTGCCGCGGCGGTTTTCGCCTGCGCGGCGGCAGGTTTTTCCGCCACGACGCAGGCCGCGTCCTGCGGCAATGGGCCGGCGGGCTTTCCGGCCTGGCTGCAGGATTTCAAGCAGGAGGCGGCACGGGCCGGCATCTCACAGCGGGTGATCGATCGGGCGCTTTCGGGCGTCTCCTACCAGTCGAAGGTCATTCGCCTCGACCGCGGCCAGCATTCCTTCAAGCTCTCCTTCGACGAGTTTTACCGCAAGCGGGTGAACGACGCGATGATCCGCAAGGGGCACAAGCTCATCGGCCAGTATTCGTCGCTTCTGTCGTCGATCGAAAAGCGCACCGGCGTGCCGCCGGAGGTGATCGTCTCGATCTGGGGGCTGGAGACCGGCTATGGCCGCAATTCCGGATCGATGGCGACGTTCCCGTCGCTTGCCACGCTCGCCTATGATTGCCGGCGCTCCGCCTTCTTCACCGGCGAGCTTCTGGCGGCCCTGAAGATCGTTCAGCGCGGCGACATCGCTCCCTCGCAGATGCGCGGCGCCTGGGCGGGCGAACTCGGCCAGACGCAGTTCCTCGCCTCGTCCTATCTGCGCTTCGCCGTCGATGGCGACGGCAACGGGCGGCGCGACCTCATCAATTCGGTGCCGGATGTGCTCGCCTCCACAGGCAATTATCTCCGGGCCTATGGCTGGCAGCCGGGGCGGGGCTGGGAACCGGGCACGACGAATTACAACGTGCTGCACCAGTGGAACAAAGCCGACGTCTACGTGAAGACGATCTCGGTGATGGCCTCGAAAATGGCCGGGCGAAGCTGACGGCGCATCGCCCGGATGAGGCCTAAATCGGCGCGCGGAAGATGAAAAACGCGCCGAGCCCGATGAAGGCGAAGCCGACGAGCTGGTTGAGCGTGATCGGCTCTTTCAAATAGATGGCGGAGAAGCCGACGAAGACGACGAGGGTGATGACCTCCTGAATCGTCTTCAGCTCCGCCGCACTATAGGCGCGGTAGCCGATGCGGTTCGCCGGCACGGCGAAGCAATATTCCAACAGCGCGATCATCCAAGAAATGAGGATGACGAGCGGCAGCGGCCGGTCGGTGAAGCGCAGATGCCCGTACCAGGCGACCGTCATGAAGAGATTGGATGCCGACAGAAGCAGGATCGGCGCGACCTGCGGCGGGATGGAAAACGTCATCGTGACCTTAAGACAAGGCGGGATGCCGACAACGCTCCCGCGAGCGAAGCAATGAAGAAGACCGCCGAAACGTTCCCGCCGTGGTGATGAAACGCGGACGGGACAGGCGTCTCAGATGCCGAAACAGCCGGGCAGACCCGAGACCAGCACCGACATGAAGATCGCATCCGATTTCAGCTGCCAGCCGAGAAAGACGGAAACGATCGCGGCGAGCGCGAGCAGGGCCGAGGCGGCGGTGAAGGCGAGCGAGCCGTCGAAGGGAAGCTTCATGGAGGAGATGTTGCGCCGGCGCCCGCTCCACCGTCAAGCATGGCGTCAAGCGGGGGCCGTCAGGCAGGCGTTCAAGCCGCGCCGTCAAGCAGTCGGTTGAGCTTGGCGAGCGCTGCGTCGCGGTCCTCGTTGAAATTGATGGTGCCGGCGAGGCGGCCGTCCCCGTCGAGCAGGAAGACCGAGGCGGTGTGGTCCATGGTGTAGTCGCCGCCCTCCGTCTCCACCTTGCGATAGAAGACATGATAATCGTCGAGCATGGCCCGCACCTTGTCAGGCTCGCCGGTGATGCCGCGGATCCCGGCATCGAAAGCTGAGACGTAATCGGCCATCACTTCGGGCGTGTCGCGCTCCGGATCGACGGTGACGAAGACAAGGGCGAGATCATCCGCCTTGTCGCCGAGCGCTTCGCGCCAGCTCGCCATGTCGGCGAGCGTCGTCGGGCAGACATCGGGGCAATGGGTGAAGCCGAAGAAGACGGCGGAGGGGTGGCCCTCGAAAATCTCTTCAGTGACCGGCGCGCCTTGTTCATCGACGAGGGTGAAATCGGCGCCGAGCCGATCGCCGCCGGCGATGCCCCCCTGGTTGCGCGACAGGACCCAGAGGGCCGTGACGCCGACGAGGGCGGCGGCAACCGCGATCCAAAGTCCAATCAAGATGCCGCGTCGCATGTCGTCAGGCTCCTTTCAGGCGGGTTTCTCCGCGAGAGATCGGGCACCTTCGGGAGCGGCGCCCGGGCTGCGGGCTCAGTCGGTAAGGGTCGCGACGCGAGAGGAATTGTCGCGTGCGAGCAAGGCGTCGATGCGCTGACGCTCCTTGTTGAAACGGGCGAGCTCGGCGCCGGTCAAAGTGTGGCCGCGCGGGACGCGGATCTTCATCGGATCGACGAAGCGGCCGTTGACCAGGACCTCGAAGTGGCAATGCGGCCCGGTCGACAGACCCGTTGAACCGATATAGCCGATGATCTGGCCCTGATGGACGCGCATGCCGACCTTGATGCCTTTGGCGATGCCCGACATGTGGTTGTAGGTGGAGACATAGCCGTTGGCGTGTTTGATCTCCACGCGCCGGCCGTAGGTGGAGAACCAGCTGGCGCGCTCGATGATGCCGTCGCCGGCGGCGATGATCGGGCTGCCGCGCGGCGCCGCCCAGTCGACGCCGGAATGCAGCTTGTAGCGGCCGAGGATCGGATGCTTGCGCATGCCGAAGGGCGAGCGGAAAACGCCGTTCGGCACCGGCTTGCGCAGGAGGAACTTGTCGGCGCTCTTG contains these protein-coding regions:
- a CDS encoding lytic murein transglycosylase, encoding MLSMRRVVAAAVFACAAAGFSATTQAASCGNGPAGFPAWLQDFKQEAARAGISQRVIDRALSGVSYQSKVIRLDRGQHSFKLSFDEFYRKRVNDAMIRKGHKLIGQYSSLLSSIEKRTGVPPEVIVSIWGLETGYGRNSGSMATFPSLATLAYDCRRSAFFTGELLAALKIVQRGDIAPSQMRGAWAGELGQTQFLASSYLRFAVDGDGNGRRDLINSVPDVLASTGNYLRAYGWQPGRGWEPGTTNYNVLHQWNKADVYVKTISVMASKMAGRS
- a CDS encoding DMT family protein, coding for MTFSIPPQVAPILLLSASNLFMTVAWYGHLRFTDRPLPLVILISWMIALLEYCFAVPANRIGYRAYSAAELKTIQEVITLVVFVGFSAIYLKEPITLNQLVGFAFIGLGAFFIFRAPI
- a CDS encoding SCO family protein, giving the protein MRRGILIGLWIAVAAALVGVTALWVLSRNQGGIAGGDRLGADFTLVDEQGAPVTEEIFEGHPSAVFFGFTHCPDVCPTTLADMASWREALGDKADDLALVFVTVDPERDTPEVMADYVSAFDAGIRGITGEPDKVRAMLDDYHVFYRKVETEGGDYTMDHTASVFLLDGDGRLAGTINFNEDRDAALAKLNRLLDGAA